Proteins from a genomic interval of Vanessa atalanta unplaced genomic scaffold, ilVanAtal1.2, whole genome shotgun sequence:
- the LOC125076624 gene encoding uncharacterized protein LOC125076624 produces MGSSVRRDTVTGPFVTAPPVLLTGRALLPWHALLPKACVAGLPAAEHRMQFASAAVHSRALWSSGRCPEAHRSQADLAQLDAALRLLQDSFVLQSFLLSTGLQGDGDHRGARRAKFPFRGLPLHMTRIRFRGLRLVLLGRLARLFLSNGGPR; encoded by the exons ATGGGCTCCTCAGTCCGTAGGGACACGGTGACGGGCCCTTTCGTCACCGCACCTCCCGTTCTTTTGACAGGGCGAGCTCTGCTGCCCTGGCACGCCTTACTGCCCAAGGCGTGCGTCGCCGGTTTACCGGCCGCTGAGCACAGGATGCAGTTCGCTTCAGCGGCGGTGCATTCGCGGGCCTTGTGG TCCAGTGGCCGTTGTCCTGAAGCGCACCGCAGTCAAGCCGACCTCGCTCAGCTTGATGCGGCTCTTCGCTTGCTTCAGGACAGTTTCGTACTTCAATCCTTTCTCCTCAGCACCGGGCTTCAGGGTGATGGTGATCACCGCGGTGCGAGGAGGGCGAAGTTTCCCTTTAGGGGCCTTCCTCTTCACATGACTCGAATCCGGTTTCGTGGTCTTCGCCTTGTTCTTCTTGGCCGCCTTGCTCGGTTGTTTTTGAGCAACGGCGGCCCACGATAG